A portion of the Thermosediminibacter oceani DSM 16646 genome contains these proteins:
- the arsM gene encoding arsenite methyltransferase produces MEFNVKEKVKEYYSNIAKKAEKGSKSSCCSCGSSCCGDVDDITFYNEEDLKGLPEEAVNLSLGCANPIVLADLKEGETVLDLGSGGGIDVLIASKYVGDTGKVYGLDMTDEMLALANKNKEKMGVTNVEFIKGYIEDIPLGDETVDVIISNCVINLCEDKEKALKEAYRVLKKGGRLAIADIVALKDVPEDIKKQVELWAGCIAGTIKIEEYREILQKVGFKNIEIDPVHIYTKDIIKELLIDKKGIMELVKEIDLNSVDGAFAGAYIKAFK; encoded by the coding sequence ATGGAATTTAATGTAAAGGAGAAGGTGAAGGAATATTATAGTAATATAGCTAAAAAAGCGGAGAAGGGTTCGAAGTCTAGCTGTTGTTCCTGCGGTTCATCTTGCTGCGGAGATGTAGATGATATTACCTTTTATAATGAAGAGGATTTAAAAGGATTACCCGAAGAAGCGGTTAATCTTTCATTGGGGTGTGCAAATCCCATAGTTTTAGCCGATCTAAAGGAAGGCGAGACGGTTCTTGACTTAGGTAGCGGAGGAGGAATAGACGTCCTAATTGCCTCAAAATATGTTGGCGATACCGGAAAAGTATACGGGCTCGATATGACCGATGAAATGTTAGCTCTTGCAAATAAGAACAAGGAGAAGATGGGAGTAACCAACGTAGAATTTATAAAGGGATATATAGAAGATATTCCCTTGGGTGACGAAACGGTAGATGTTATAATATCCAACTGCGTTATCAACCTCTGCGAAGATAAGGAAAAGGCATTGAAGGAGGCCTACAGGGTATTAAAGAAAGGCGGAAGGCTGGCTATAGCTGACATCGTCGCTTTGAAGGATGTTCCCGAAGATATAAAAAAGCAGGTGGAACTTTGGGCCGGATGCATAGCCGGAACAATTAAAATTGAAGAGTATAGAGAAATACTGCAAAAGGTAGGATTTAAGAATATAGAGATTGATCCCGTCCATATATATACAAAGGATATAATCAAAGAATTATTGATTGATAAAAAAGGAATTATGGAATTAGTGAAGGAAATAGATTTGAATTCAGTGGACGGTGCTTTCGCCGGTGCCTATATAAAGGCCTTCAAATAG
- the lipB gene encoding lipoyl(octanoyl) transferase LipB, with product MKALLLKQGLVPYLKGKELQLKAVKAVKSGLADMILITLQHPPVYTIGRAGGYENLLVPLEELKKVAEVHEVERGGNITFHGPGQIVAYPVVNLNRWERDVHLFVDRLEEAVIRLLADYGVMAGRKPEYTGVWVGDEKICAIGIAVRRWVTWHGIAFNVNTDLTYFGRIFPCGIREFGVTSLEKLGIKEDPERVRERLIGKFEEVFGVRFEEIDENRLESMAGGSA from the coding sequence ATGAAAGCCTTATTGCTAAAACAGGGCCTTGTGCCGTATCTAAAAGGCAAGGAGCTTCAGCTCAAAGCCGTCAAGGCCGTAAAGTCAGGGCTTGCCGACATGATCCTGATAACCCTTCAGCACCCGCCGGTTTACACCATAGGCAGGGCCGGCGGTTACGAAAACCTGCTGGTGCCGCTGGAGGAGCTTAAGAAGGTCGCTGAAGTGCACGAAGTGGAGCGGGGCGGCAATATCACCTTTCACGGGCCGGGCCAGATCGTGGCCTATCCGGTGGTGAACCTGAACAGGTGGGAGAGGGATGTCCACCTTTTTGTGGACAGGCTGGAAGAGGCCGTGATAAGGCTGCTGGCCGATTACGGCGTAATGGCAGGCAGGAAGCCGGAGTACACCGGCGTCTGGGTGGGTGACGAGAAGATATGCGCGATAGGCATCGCCGTTAGACGCTGGGTAACCTGGCACGGCATCGCCTTCAACGTTAACACCGACCTTACGTATTTCGGCAGGATATTCCCATGCGGAATAAGGGAATTCGGCGTCACCTCCCTTGAGAAACTGGGGATTAAAGAAGACCCGGAGAGGGTGAGGGAGAGACTCATAGGAAAATTCGAGGAAGTGTTCGGCGTCAGGTTTGAAGAAATCGACGAGAACAGGCTTGAATCGATGGCGGGAGGATCGGCATGA
- a CDS encoding ABC transporter permease encodes MSVAQGFDSGGASFWADAWRRLKKNKPAMFGLAVVIIFSAVAVTAPLLSPADPLKTDLSNRLKPPGSPSEICSNGVYILGSDEFGRDILSRILYGARVSLSVGIISQLFVTVIGVTMGALAGYYGGKVDMIIMRIADILFAFPDLLFYIGVMFALGPSIYNVFIALALIGWAGMARLVRSQVLYLREMEYVEAARAQGLTDARIILRHILPNCMGPIIVSVTMGIPGAILAEATLSFLGLGVQPPRPSWGNMIYAARSYMLTNPWYSVWPGVAIMITVFSFNLLGDGLRDALDPKLKR; translated from the coding sequence ATGAGCGTGGCGCAGGGTTTTGATTCCGGAGGGGCCTCGTTCTGGGCTGATGCGTGGCGCCGGCTTAAGAAAAATAAGCCCGCCATGTTCGGGCTCGCGGTGGTAATAATATTCAGCGCCGTTGCCGTAACCGCGCCGCTTTTGTCCCCCGCGGACCCCTTGAAGACCGACCTTTCCAACAGGTTGAAGCCCCCCGGTTCTCCTTCCGAAATATGCAGTAACGGCGTATATATCCTCGGATCCGACGAGTTCGGCAGGGACATACTTTCCAGGATCCTTTACGGCGCCAGGGTATCCCTCAGCGTCGGCATTATTTCCCAGCTCTTTGTCACAGTCATAGGCGTAACAATGGGCGCACTCGCCGGTTATTACGGCGGGAAGGTCGACATGATTATAATGCGCATCGCCGACATCCTCTTCGCGTTTCCGGACCTTTTGTTTTATATCGGCGTCATGTTCGCCCTGGGGCCCAGTATTTACAACGTTTTCATAGCGCTGGCCCTGATAGGTTGGGCGGGCATGGCGAGACTGGTCCGGAGCCAGGTGCTTTACCTCAGGGAAATGGAGTACGTGGAAGCGGCCAGAGCTCAGGGTTTAACCGACGCCAGGATAATATTAAGGCACATCCTGCCCAACTGCATGGGGCCCATCATCGTTTCAGTGACGATGGGGATACCCGGGGCCATACTGGCCGAGGCGACGCTTTCGTTCCTGGGCCTTGGAGTTCAGCCCCCGAGGCCGAGCTGGGGGAACATGATATACGCCGCCCGCAGTTACATGCTGACGAATCCGTGGTATTCGGTCTGGCCAGGCGTTGCCATAATGATAACCGTGTTTTCCTTTAACCTGCTTGGGGACGGCCTTCGCGACGCTCTGGACCCCAAGCTCAAACGCTGA
- the lipA gene encoding lipoyl synthase produces the protein MNKPEWLKVKINPVELKHMEEFLKRVKLNTVCQSAHCPNIGECFSRKTATFMIMGNICTRNCRFCAVEKGHPAPLDEDEPRRVAEAARALNLRHAVITCVTRDDLPDGGASHFARTVRELKKIPGLTVEVLVSDFRGDEEAIRVVVESRPDVINHNLETVPRLYPAVRPMADYDRSLSLLKKIKELDPAIYTKSGIMVGLGESEEEVVDLMKDLVGVGCDMMTIGQYLRPSSSHIEVVEYVTPQQFERYRKIGYDLGFKYVASGPLVRSSYNAVEGMDTVNESGFR, from the coding sequence ATGAACAAACCCGAATGGCTGAAGGTCAAGATAAACCCGGTGGAATTGAAGCACATGGAGGAATTTTTAAAAAGGGTGAAACTGAACACCGTATGCCAGAGCGCCCACTGTCCCAATATTGGAGAGTGCTTTTCCCGCAAAACCGCCACTTTCATGATAATGGGGAATATCTGCACGAGAAACTGCAGGTTCTGCGCGGTTGAAAAGGGGCATCCGGCGCCCCTGGATGAGGATGAACCCAGAAGGGTGGCCGAAGCCGCCAGGGCACTGAACTTAAGACATGCGGTGATAACCTGCGTGACCAGGGACGACCTACCCGACGGCGGCGCATCGCATTTCGCCAGGACCGTGAGGGAGCTTAAGAAAATCCCCGGCCTCACCGTGGAAGTGCTGGTATCGGACTTCCGGGGCGATGAGGAAGCCATAAGGGTTGTAGTTGAATCCAGGCCCGACGTTATAAACCACAACCTGGAGACCGTTCCGAGGCTTTACCCGGCGGTAAGGCCGATGGCCGATTACGACAGGTCTCTTTCCCTTTTGAAAAAGATAAAGGAACTCGACCCGGCCATCTACACCAAATCGGGGATCATGGTGGGCCTGGGTGAGAGCGAAGAAGAGGTGGTCGACCTCATGAAAGACCTGGTCGGGGTCGGCTGCGATATGATGACGATAGGCCAGTACCTCAGGCCTTCCTCGAGCCACATAGAGGTGGTGGAATACGTTACCCCACAGCAGTTCGAGAGGTACCGAAAGATCGGCTACGATCTAGGATTCAAATACGTGGCATCGGGCCCGCTGGTCCGCAGCTCTTACAATGCGGTAGAGGGGATGGATACGGTAAACGAATCGGGCTTCCGTTAA
- a CDS encoding epoxyqueuosine reductase: MERWEELKNKIIEWGGSDVGFSRVEDFLPESHKHLKWAVTVVFHLSDQIMDDISDGPTLAYFHHYQTANALLDHIALRASSLIQEWGYRAMPVPASQIIDSKESIGFFQHKTAATRAGLGWIGKSALLVTKKFGPRVRLATILTDMPLPEGTPVEESGCGSCMVCVKSCPAGAIKGENWFPGIERSRLFDHEACSACMKEKFGHISPGKVCGICASRCPRGRIHKR, translated from the coding sequence ATGGAGAGATGGGAAGAATTAAAAAATAAAATAATCGAATGGGGCGGTTCCGACGTGGGTTTTTCCAGAGTGGAAGACTTTCTGCCCGAAAGCCACAAACACCTGAAATGGGCCGTCACCGTTGTTTTCCACCTGTCGGACCAGATAATGGACGATATTTCCGACGGTCCCACCCTCGCCTATTTTCACCACTACCAGACCGCAAACGCCCTGCTCGACCACATAGCCCTGCGGGCTTCATCGCTCATCCAGGAATGGGGGTACAGGGCTATGCCGGTCCCGGCGTCTCAGATCATAGACAGTAAGGAGTCGATAGGATTTTTCCAGCACAAGACGGCGGCCACCAGGGCCGGATTGGGATGGATAGGAAAGAGCGCCCTACTCGTAACCAAAAAGTTTGGACCCAGGGTGAGGCTTGCGACGATCCTCACCGATATGCCTCTTCCCGAAGGAACGCCCGTTGAAGAGAGCGGGTGCGGCAGCTGTATGGTATGCGTAAAAAGTTGCCCGGCCGGGGCCATTAAAGGCGAGAACTGGTTCCCGGGCATAGAAAGGTCGAGGCTCTTCGACCATGAGGCGTGCAGTGCTTGTATGAAGGAAAAATTCGGCCACATAAGCCCGGGCAAGGTTTGCGGCATATGTGCCTCCCGATGCCCCAGGGGAAGGATTCATAAGCGATAA
- a CDS encoding ABC transporter permease, whose protein sequence is MIDYIIRRLIFAVPVLLGVSLITFILLNVVPGDPVVEMLGKHADPAAVEKIRNQLGLNDPLYIQFGRFLWNACRGDLGKSFKTGQPVTKMILDTFPTTVKLALSSAFVAIVVGLTVGIISAVKQYSFFDHASMIVALAGISAPIFWVAVVGQLIFGLHLKWLPISGYSTPKHIILPAVVLGIRFAASIARYTRSTFLDVIRQDYIRTARAKGLAERAVIFGHALKNALIPVVTVIGMQISGLLTGSILTETIFAIPGLGRLSLWALSNRDFPLVQGIVLFTAVIFVIGNLIVDISYAFLDPRVRLQ, encoded by the coding sequence TTGATAGACTACATAATACGCAGGCTTATTTTCGCCGTGCCGGTGCTTCTCGGAGTGTCTTTGATCACTTTCATATTGCTAAACGTGGTGCCGGGGGACCCGGTGGTGGAAATGCTGGGAAAGCACGCGGACCCTGCTGCCGTAGAGAAGATCAGGAACCAGCTCGGGCTGAACGACCCCCTTTACATCCAGTTCGGCAGATTTTTGTGGAACGCCTGTAGGGGAGACCTGGGCAAATCCTTCAAGACCGGGCAGCCCGTAACGAAGATGATTCTCGACACCTTCCCGACGACGGTAAAGCTTGCCCTGTCATCGGCCTTCGTGGCCATCGTGGTGGGCCTTACTGTTGGGATAATATCAGCGGTTAAACAGTATTCATTCTTCGACCACGCTTCGATGATAGTCGCCCTGGCCGGGATAAGTGCGCCCATTTTCTGGGTTGCGGTGGTGGGCCAGCTGATTTTCGGCCTTCACCTTAAGTGGCTTCCGATATCCGGCTATTCTACGCCGAAACATATTATACTGCCGGCGGTAGTGCTGGGAATAAGATTCGCCGCTTCCATAGCCCGCTACACCAGGAGCACCTTCCTGGACGTCATAAGGCAGGACTACATCAGGACGGCCAGGGCCAAGGGGCTGGCGGAAAGAGCGGTCATATTCGGCCACGCCCTGAAAAACGCCCTGATTCCGGTTGTAACCGTAATAGGCATGCAGATCAGCGGTCTTTTGACCGGCTCTATCCTTACCGAAACCATTTTCGCGATCCCCGGCCTGGGGCGGCTTTCGCTGTGGGCGCTTTCGAACAGGGATTTTCCGCTGGTGCAGGGGATCGTGCTTTTTACAGCGGTGATATTCGTGATCGGGAACCTGATAGTGGACATATCTTACGCCTTCCTGGACCCCAGGGTCAGGCTGCAGTGA
- a CDS encoding ABC transporter substrate-binding protein: MEKRVLSVLLVMLIIASVLTGCSRSADKAEPPESSQIKKGGVLNDYLEDDPNGFDVQENTLLVTYTLARHLYSTLLRYKGDTLELEPELLAKMPEVSPDGRTYTFELKKGVKFHDGTTELVADDVKFTIERMLNPNGRGMSTWLFEPILGAKEFMEGKATSLEGFKKIDDYRFQIILEKPYAPFLHNLAVPAASIYSEKLVKAAGDNWRLNPIGTGPFRLKSYVPNTEIVLEKNPYYFEPGLPYLDGIHYRIVPDATTALMEFENGTLDVCTIPVNEYQRIKDSGKYEVLEGVALNTYYFLMNMSDPMWSDVRLRKAVAMAIDKEKLVQALYGPRGTVAKSFVTPGIPGAYEEGTGPAYDYNPEEAKKLIRELGNIGKLQAWQRGGDRLSDANVAIQAMLKEVGIDLEITIVEKAAFGDARSKGKIPATHGNWWADIPDPDNYLHTFFARTNQMSSGYNNKKVQDLLEKARTEVDAEKRKELYRRIEDIIIREDVAVIPLFHIKSLLATQKNVKGIIMHPTGINIYTYAYKEIQ; encoded by the coding sequence GTGGAAAAGCGAGTTTTGTCCGTTTTACTCGTCATGTTAATAATAGCTTCGGTGCTTACCGGATGCTCTAGGTCCGCCGATAAGGCAGAGCCACCCGAGAGCAGTCAGATTAAAAAGGGCGGGGTTCTGAACGACTACCTGGAGGACGACCCCAACGGTTTTGACGTGCAGGAAAATACATTACTAGTCACGTACACACTGGCGCGCCACCTTTACAGCACACTCTTGAGGTATAAAGGCGACACCCTGGAACTGGAGCCCGAATTGCTGGCCAAAATGCCCGAAGTTTCTCCCGACGGCAGGACCTACACCTTCGAACTCAAAAAGGGCGTCAAGTTCCACGACGGCACCACCGAGCTCGTAGCCGACGACGTAAAGTTCACCATAGAGCGCATGCTCAACCCAAACGGCAGGGGAATGAGCACGTGGTTGTTCGAGCCGATTCTGGGTGCAAAGGAATTCATGGAGGGCAAGGCCACTTCTCTTGAGGGCTTTAAGAAAATAGACGATTACAGGTTTCAGATAATACTGGAAAAACCCTACGCGCCCTTCCTCCACAACCTGGCGGTTCCCGCCGCGTCCATATATTCCGAGAAACTGGTAAAAGCCGCCGGTGACAACTGGAGGCTCAACCCTATCGGCACCGGGCCTTTCAGGCTCAAGAGCTACGTGCCGAACACAGAAATAGTGCTGGAAAAGAACCCCTACTATTTTGAGCCCGGACTCCCCTACCTGGACGGCATCCACTACAGGATAGTGCCCGACGCTACTACGGCCCTGATGGAATTTGAAAACGGCACCCTGGATGTGTGCACTATACCGGTCAACGAATACCAGAGGATAAAGGATTCGGGTAAGTACGAAGTGCTTGAAGGGGTGGCCCTTAATACCTATTACTTCCTCATGAACATGAGCGATCCCATGTGGTCCGACGTGAGGCTCAGGAAGGCCGTGGCCATGGCCATAGATAAAGAAAAATTGGTGCAGGCGCTGTACGGCCCGCGGGGAACGGTAGCAAAGAGTTTCGTCACCCCGGGCATACCCGGTGCTTACGAGGAGGGCACGGGTCCGGCTTATGATTACAACCCCGAAGAAGCCAAGAAACTCATCCGGGAACTGGGCAACATAGGCAAGCTTCAGGCCTGGCAGAGGGGTGGCGACCGCCTTTCCGACGCCAATGTGGCCATCCAGGCTATGCTTAAAGAAGTAGGCATTGACCTGGAGATAACCATCGTGGAAAAGGCCGCCTTCGGCGACGCCCGCAGCAAGGGCAAGATACCGGCCACCCACGGCAACTGGTGGGCGGATATCCCCGACCCGGACAACTACCTGCACACCTTCTTCGCAAGGACGAACCAGATGTCCTCCGGCTACAACAACAAAAAGGTACAGGACCTCCTTGAAAAGGCCAGGACGGAAGTGGATGCCGAGAAGAGAAAGGAGCTCTACAGAAGGATCGAAGACATCATTATCCGGGAAGACGTGGCGGTAATACCCCTTTTCCACATAAAGAGCCTGCTTGCCACTCAGAAAAACGTCAAGGGTATTATTATGCACCCGACGGGTATCAACATCTATACTTATGCGTATAAGGAAATTCAGTAA
- the asnB gene encoding asparagine synthase B, translating into MYRIAGCLGGCDTEKVDNMLEGMLKEGSNQKKLYTSNNVTLGCNKSAMKDLGDFNQPLFNEDHTIALVFDGEIYNYDELKAWLLSRGHEFKTDYDGEVLIHLYEELGSDMVSKLDGVFAFAISGPEGFFAARDVLGARPLYYSEDKSGKMYFASEIKALLNIAENIREFPNGYYYTDKEGFFQYDRICAAEVKESNLEKLVDDLDRRLNEAVKKRLMSDKPVGVFLSGGLDSSLIAAITRQYVKGELHSFAVGVKGSDDLYYSQMVSDFLGTTHHVEEYSKEDVIDILPDVIYHLESFDPALVRGSVATYFAARLASRYVQVVLIGEGADELFGGYEYLKAPSVTNLTEELLTLINSLHNTGFQRVERITAAHSIKARAPFLDREVINYAFSLDEKYKIYGEEKIEKWIVRKVAERYLPKEIAWRKKAKFAHGTGTSGILSEWVKNDEVVKEAIDTDLAKIPSREERVYFSIFKKHFPNLKNLELIGRTRSIVPKEIV; encoded by the coding sequence ATGTACAGGATAGCCGGGTGTCTGGGTGGTTGCGATACCGAAAAAGTGGACAATATGCTGGAAGGAATGTTAAAAGAGGGTTCTAATCAAAAAAAGTTATATACATCGAATAATGTTACTTTGGGCTGCAATAAATCAGCAATGAAAGATTTAGGCGACTTTAATCAACCCTTGTTCAACGAAGATCATACTATAGCCTTAGTTTTTGACGGAGAAATATATAATTACGATGAACTGAAAGCGTGGCTTTTGAGCAGAGGCCATGAATTTAAAACGGATTACGACGGTGAAGTATTGATCCATCTTTATGAAGAATTGGGCTCCGATATGGTGTCCAAACTTGATGGTGTATTTGCTTTTGCGATATCGGGTCCGGAGGGTTTTTTTGCAGCCAGAGATGTGTTGGGAGCTAGGCCCTTGTATTACAGTGAAGACAAGAGTGGAAAAATGTATTTTGCTTCTGAAATAAAAGCCTTATTGAATATAGCTGAAAATATAAGGGAATTTCCGAATGGTTATTATTATACCGATAAAGAGGGCTTTTTTCAGTATGATAGGATTTGTGCCGCAGAAGTAAAAGAATCGAATTTAGAAAAACTGGTGGATGATTTAGACAGGAGATTAAATGAAGCCGTGAAGAAAAGGCTGATGTCGGACAAACCCGTAGGTGTGTTTCTAAGCGGCGGCCTTGATTCCAGCCTTATCGCTGCAATTACAAGACAATACGTCAAAGGAGAGCTTCACTCTTTTGCGGTGGGCGTAAAAGGTTCCGATGATCTATATTATTCGCAAATGGTTTCCGATTTCTTGGGTACAACTCACCATGTTGAAGAATATAGTAAAGAAGATGTCATAGATATTTTGCCGGACGTGATCTACCATTTAGAGTCCTTTGATCCCGCCCTGGTAAGGGGCTCGGTGGCGACGTATTTTGCCGCCCGCCTTGCCAGCCGGTACGTGCAGGTAGTTTTAATCGGCGAGGGCGCCGATGAACTTTTTGGCGGATACGAATATCTAAAGGCGCCTTCAGTTACTAATTTAACGGAGGAACTCCTTACTTTGATAAACAGCCTGCATAATACGGGGTTTCAAAGAGTAGAACGCATCACCGCAGCCCACTCGATTAAAGCAAGGGCGCCGTTCCTCGACAGGGAAGTTATAAATTACGCTTTTTCTCTAGATGAAAAGTATAAGATATATGGAGAAGAAAAGATTGAAAAGTGGATTGTGCGCAAAGTTGCTGAAAGGTACCTGCCTAAAGAGATAGCATGGAGAAAGAAGGCCAAATTTGCACACGGAACGGGAACCAGCGGAATATTATCCGAATGGGTAAAAAACGATGAAGTCGTGAAAGAGGCGATAGATACTGATTTAGCCAAAATACCCAGCCGGGAAGAAAGGGTTTACTTCAGCATCTTTAAAAAGCATTTCCCTAATTTGAAAAACTTGGAGTTAATAGGAAGGACAAGAAGTATAGTTCCTAAAGAAATAGTCTAG
- a CDS encoding NlpC/P60 family protein codes for MYKRIALALLFITVAAVSMWGCGVKLSGDQIVQRVEEIIAEFQKEFKLDPRETVFQVTRTVSGGKLVLEGRVSDGRVKDELIYRLSKIRGVTVEDKIELLPSKSLGDRVYGVVKVPVLNLGMEPGKAEGKGTVTQARMGDVVELFEEKHGWYRVRMEDGYLGWADGSKLWIADKPSLSGYLSGRFALVVSKKTVPLLGIGGGRVFDGDLVQGTTLPLISIEGDWARLMLPGGGEVYVRTEDIREFPSRERIFSEKKGASYVIAVAKQYIGLPYLWGGTTAYGYDCSGFTQFCFRMGGYFLKRDADMQFEQGEPVRYRKDLKPRDLVFFETYKPGPSHVGIYIGDMKFIHAGNSGVTVNSFDPKDPTYSPVLDKKYLGARRIIP; via the coding sequence ATGTATAAAAGGATCGCTCTTGCGCTCCTTTTTATTACAGTGGCGGCGGTGTCGATGTGGGGGTGTGGTGTAAAATTGAGCGGCGATCAAATAGTTCAGCGGGTGGAGGAAATCATAGCCGAATTTCAGAAAGAGTTCAAACTTGATCCCAGGGAAACGGTCTTTCAAGTGACGAGGACGGTAAGCGGCGGCAAACTGGTGCTGGAAGGCAGGGTAAGCGACGGACGCGTGAAGGATGAACTGATCTATAGGCTTTCCAAAATTAGGGGAGTGACCGTTGAGGATAAGATCGAACTTTTACCGTCCAAATCCTTGGGAGACAGGGTTTACGGCGTCGTGAAAGTGCCGGTGCTTAATCTGGGAATGGAGCCCGGAAAGGCCGAAGGTAAAGGCACGGTCACCCAGGCCAGGATGGGCGACGTGGTAGAGCTTTTTGAGGAAAAGCACGGCTGGTACCGGGTCCGGATGGAAGACGGTTACCTGGGATGGGCCGACGGGTCAAAATTGTGGATTGCCGATAAACCTTCCCTTTCCGGTTACCTTTCCGGGAGGTTTGCTCTGGTTGTTTCCAAAAAAACTGTACCTCTCTTGGGTATCGGAGGCGGGAGGGTTTTCGACGGGGACCTGGTGCAGGGTACAACACTCCCGCTGATTTCGATAGAGGGGGACTGGGCCCGGCTCATGCTGCCCGGCGGAGGTGAGGTCTACGTCAGGACCGAAGACATCAGGGAATTTCCCTCGAGGGAAAGAATATTTTCCGAGAAAAAAGGCGCTTCTTATGTCATCGCCGTGGCAAAACAGTATATAGGCCTGCCGTACCTATGGGGCGGAACCACCGCTTACGGTTACGACTGCTCCGGCTTTACGCAATTTTGCTTCAGGATGGGCGGGTATTTTTTGAAAAGAGACGCCGATATGCAGTTCGAGCAGGGAGAACCCGTCCGGTATAGAAAGGACCTTAAACCCCGAGACCTGGTATTCTTTGAGACCTACAAACCCGGCCCCTCCCACGTGGGGATTTATATAGGGGATATGAAATTCATTCACGCGGGCAATTCCGGTGTTACAGTAAACAGCTTCGACCCCAAGGACCCTACGTATTCACCGGTTCTTGACAAAAAGTACCTGGGTGCGCGCAGGATTATCCCTTGA
- a CDS encoding ABC transporter ATP-binding protein, whose product MEGKILLEVKDLTVKFFTDDGVVTAVDRVSFDIKMGETLGMVGESGCGKSVTSLAIMRLLPSPPAKITSGKILFEGEDLLAKSEAEMRRIRGNRISMIFQEPMTSLNPVFTVGRQISEAIMLHQRLSGKEAVERAVEMLRLVGIPNPEKRYHEYPHQMSGGMHQRVMIAMALSCSPKLLVADEPTTALDVTIQAQILDLINRLKDQIGMSVLLITHDLGVVAETAERVVVMYAGQVVEEAACEDLFESPLHPYTAGLLKSIPSLGGEKGRLHVIEGTVPNPLNMPPGCRFNPRCPEAADVCRKKSPALLEMGNGRRVRCFLRGSHPEEV is encoded by the coding sequence GTGGAAGGAAAGATTTTACTCGAAGTTAAGGACCTCACGGTGAAGTTCTTCACCGACGACGGGGTCGTGACGGCGGTGGACCGGGTGTCCTTTGACATAAAGATGGGTGAGACCCTGGGGATGGTCGGTGAGTCCGGCTGCGGCAAATCGGTGACGTCTCTCGCCATCATGCGCCTTTTGCCGTCTCCTCCGGCCAAAATCACCTCCGGAAAAATATTGTTTGAGGGCGAGGATCTTTTGGCAAAGTCCGAGGCGGAAATGAGGCGGATAAGGGGAAACCGGATTTCGATGATTTTTCAGGAGCCGATGACTTCCCTGAATCCGGTATTCACCGTCGGCAGGCAGATTTCCGAGGCGATAATGCTCCATCAGAGGCTGTCCGGAAAGGAGGCCGTAGAACGGGCCGTCGAGATGCTCAGGCTCGTTGGGATACCCAACCCCGAAAAAAGGTATCACGAGTATCCGCACCAGATGTCAGGAGGCATGCACCAGAGAGTGATGATAGCCATGGCCCTTTCGTGCAGTCCGAAACTATTGGTTGCCGACGAACCCACTACAGCCCTGGACGTGACAATTCAAGCCCAGATACTGGATCTGATAAACCGGCTTAAGGACCAGATAGGCATGAGCGTTCTTTTAATAACCCACGACCTGGGTGTCGTCGCGGAAACAGCCGAGAGGGTTGTGGTGATGTATGCGGGACAGGTGGTTGAAGAAGCTGCTTGCGAAGACCTCTTTGAAAGTCCGCTGCACCCTTACACTGCGGGGCTTTTGAAATCCATACCCAGCCTGGGAGGTGAAAAAGGCCGCCTCCACGTGATCGAAGGTACTGTGCCGAATCCCCTTAACATGCCCCCGGGCTGCAGGTTTAACCCCCGATGCCCCGAAGCCGCGGACGTATGCAGGAAAAAGTCCCCCGCCCTCCTGGAGATGGGAAACGGACGGAGGGTGAGGTGTTTTTTAAGGGGTTCCCACCCCGAGGAGGTGTAG
- a CDS encoding arsinothricin resistance N-acetyltransferase ArsN1 family A: MEYGVREATLEDIPSITKIYNQGIEDRIATLETRPRTEDEMRKWLLERGERYKVLVIEDDAGKVHGWASLNVFNARCCYSGVSDISIYIEREMRGKGLGKVLLGSLIETARKQGFHKMVLSVFKENRIAKGLYRSLGFREVGTYEKHGLLDGKWVDITIMERLL; the protein is encoded by the coding sequence GTGGAATATGGGGTAAGGGAAGCCACTCTGGAGGACATCCCGTCAATAACAAAAATATATAATCAGGGGATAGAAGATAGGATTGCAACCCTGGAGACAAGGCCAAGGACCGAAGACGAAATGAGAAAATGGCTTCTGGAAAGAGGCGAAAGATATAAGGTTCTGGTAATAGAAGATGATGCTGGTAAAGTTCACGGATGGGCTTCATTGAACGTATTTAATGCCAGATGCTGCTACAGCGGTGTGTCGGATATATCCATTTATATAGAAAGAGAGATGAGAGGAAAAGGACTGGGGAAGGTTCTTCTAGGTTCGCTTATAGAAACGGCGAGAAAGCAGGGGTTTCATAAGATGGTATTAAGCGTGTTTAAGGAAAATAGAATAGCCAAGGGTTTGTACAGGTCTTTAGGTTTCAGGGAAGTCGGAACTTATGAAAAGCACGGTCTTTTAGACGGGAAATGGGTTGATATAACTATAATGGAAAGGCTTTTATAA